The Streptomyces pratensis genomic interval ACGGACGGCACCGCCGTCCTCGGCCTGGGGGACATCGGTCCCGAGGCCTCCCTCCCGGTCATGGAGGGCAAGGCAATTCTCTTCAAGCAGTTCGGCGGCGTCGACGCCGTGCCGATCGCGCTCGCCACGACCGACGCGGACGAGATCGTCGACACCGTGGTGCGCCTCGCGCCGTCCTTCGGCGGCGTGAACCTGGAGGACATCTCGGCGCCCCGGTGCTTCGAGATCGAGCGCAAGCTCCAGGAGCGCCTCGACATCCCGGTCTTCCACGACGACCAGCACGGCACCGCCGTGGTGACGCTCGCGGCCCTGCGCAACGCGGCGAAGCTGTCCGGCCGGACGCTCGGTGATCTGCGCGCCGTCATCTCGGGCGCCGGTGCCGCCGGTGTGGCCATCGCGAAGTTCCTGCTGGAGGCCGGCATCGGCGACGTCGCCGTCGCCGACCGCAAGGGCATCGTCAGCGGCGACCGTGAGGACCTCACGGACGTCAAGCGCGAGCTGGCGGAACTCACGAACCGGGCCGGCATCACCGGCTCCCTGGAGACGGCGCTGGCCGGCGCCGACGTCTTCATCGGAGTCTCCGGCGGCACTGTTCCCGAGCCGGCCGTGGCGTCGATGGCGCCCGGTGCGTTCGTGTTCGCCATGGCCAACCCGAACCCCGAGGTCCACCCCGACGTCGCGCACAAGTACGCGGCCGTGGTGGCGACCGGGCGTTCGGACTACCCGAACCAGATCAACAACGTGCTGGCGTTCCCCGGCATCTTCGCGGGGGCGCTCCAGGTGAGGGCCTCGCGGATCACCGAGGGCATGAAGATCGCCGCGGCGAACGCGCTGGCGGACGTCGTCGGCGACGAGCTGGCCGCGGAGTACGTGATCCCGTCGCCGTTCGACGAGCGGGTCGCTCCCGCCGTCACCGCCGCGGTGGCGGCGGCCGCCCGTGCGGAGGGTGTCGCGCGGCGCTGATGCCGGGAGGGGCGGGGTCCGGGCCGTGTGCCGAACACGGCGCCGACCCCGCCCCGCCTTTTTTCTGCGGCCGGGGACACCGTATCCGGCCGCCTTCCTCCGGTGCGCACGAGCTGGGGCGTGTGTCACACCATCGAACGGTTACGTCACGGCGCGTCACGGCCTATCGTCGTGGCCATGTTCGCCGCCTACGCAGCCCGCATCGACCGTGACCGCCCCCTCGACGGACTCGAGCTGGGCGAACGCCCGGCGCCCGAGCCGCGGCCCGGGTGGACCACCGTCCGGGTCCGGGCCGCATCGCTCAACCATCACGACCTCTGGTCCCTGCGTGGTGTGGGCCTAGCAGAGGACAAGCTCCCCATGATCCTCGGCTGTGACGCCGCAGGCATCGACCAGGACGGGAACGAAGTCGTCCTGCACTCCGTGATCGGGCAGACAGGACACGGCGTGGGTCCGGACGAGCCGCGCTCCATCCTCACCGAGCGCTACCAGGGCACCTTCGCCGAGCAGGTCACGGTGCCCAGCTGGAACGTGCTGCCGAAGCCGAAGGAACTCACCTTCGAGCAGGCCGCCTGCCTGCCTACCGCGTGGCTGACGGCGTATCGGATGCTGTTCACCAACGCCGGCGTCCGGCCGGGCGACTCCGTTCTCGTGCAGGGGGCCGGCGGCGGTGTGGCCACCGCCGCGATCGTGCTCGGCAAGGCCGCCGGGCTCCGGATGTTCGCCACCAGCCGTGACGAGGCGAAGCGCGAGCGGGCCGTCGAGCTGGGGGCCGTCGAGGCCTACGAGCCCGGCGCACGGCTGCCCCGGCGCGTCGATGCTGTGATCGAGACCGTAGGAGCGGCGACCTGGTCCCACTCGGTCAAGTCGCTCCGGCCCGGCGGCACCCTGGTCATCTCGGGTGCCACCAGCGGTGACCGGCCCTCTCACGCAGAGCTGACCCGGGTCTTCTTCCTGGAACTCAAGATCGTCGGCTCCACCATGGGCTCCAAGGACGAACTGGAGGACCTGCTGTCGTTCTGCGCGGCCACAGGCGTGCGGCCCGTCATCGACGGGACGCTGCCGCTGGACCGGGCGCGCGAGGGCTTCGAGCGGCTCGCCGCCGGAGACCTTTTCGGGAAGATCGTGCTCACCACCTCGTGAGCCCGGCCGCGGAACGGTGGGCGGCCACTGAGCTGCCGACGGCGGAAGGGCTGCTGCTGCGGCCCTGGCGGACCGACGACGCTCCGGCGGTGCTTCGCGCCTTCGCGCCTCCCGAGATGGCGCGGCAGACAAGCAGGCCCGTCGCGACCACCGCCGAGGCGCTGGAATGGATCGCGTGCCGGGAGGGTGAGCGGACGGCCGGCAGTGGATACACGTGGGCCGTCGTCCGCGAAGGCGCCGCGCTCGGATCCGTGGCCGTGACCGCGGTCGACCACGTCCACAACACCGGCTGGGTCTCGTACTGGACCACCGAAGCGGCCCGCGGGACCGGCGTCGCCGCCGCAGGCGTTCGGGCGCTGGCTCGCTGGGCCTTCGACAGCCTGGGGCTCCACCGCCTGGAGCTGGGACACAGGACGAACAACCCCGCCTCCTGCGCCGTGGCCCTGCGGGCCGGATTCGCCGTGGAGGGCATCGAGCGGAAGAAGCTCCGCTACGGGGACACCAGATACGACGTGGAGCGTCACGCACGCCTCGCCACCGATGATGTCAACGATGGTTGACAGGGGTCGGGTGTCAACGTAAGTTGACATCATGACCGAAGCAACGGATCTCGCCGCACGCGCC includes:
- a CDS encoding NAD(P)-dependent malic enzyme; the protein is MAAEIVNPRSDSKTHGSADAAGPSSADEPFDPAFALHRGGKMAVTATVPIRDKDDLSLAYTPGVAKVCSAIADNPELVHDYTWKSQVVAVVTDGTAVLGLGDIGPEASLPVMEGKAILFKQFGGVDAVPIALATTDADEIVDTVVRLAPSFGGVNLEDISAPRCFEIERKLQERLDIPVFHDDQHGTAVVTLAALRNAAKLSGRTLGDLRAVISGAGAAGVAIAKFLLEAGIGDVAVADRKGIVSGDREDLTDVKRELAELTNRAGITGSLETALAGADVFIGVSGGTVPEPAVASMAPGAFVFAMANPNPEVHPDVAHKYAAVVATGRSDYPNQINNVLAFPGIFAGALQVRASRITEGMKIAAANALADVVGDELAAEYVIPSPFDERVAPAVTAAVAAAARAEGVARR
- a CDS encoding zinc-binding dehydrogenase, with translation MFAAYAARIDRDRPLDGLELGERPAPEPRPGWTTVRVRAASLNHHDLWSLRGVGLAEDKLPMILGCDAAGIDQDGNEVVLHSVIGQTGHGVGPDEPRSILTERYQGTFAEQVTVPSWNVLPKPKELTFEQAACLPTAWLTAYRMLFTNAGVRPGDSVLVQGAGGGVATAAIVLGKAAGLRMFATSRDEAKRERAVELGAVEAYEPGARLPRRVDAVIETVGAATWSHSVKSLRPGGTLVISGATSGDRPSHAELTRVFFLELKIVGSTMGSKDELEDLLSFCAATGVRPVIDGTLPLDRAREGFERLAAGDLFGKIVLTTS
- a CDS encoding GNAT family N-acetyltransferase — protein: MSPAAERWAATELPTAEGLLLRPWRTDDAPAVLRAFAPPEMARQTSRPVATTAEALEWIACREGERTAGSGYTWAVVREGAALGSVAVTAVDHVHNTGWVSYWTTEAARGTGVAAAGVRALARWAFDSLGLHRLELGHRTNNPASCAVALRAGFAVEGIERKKLRYGDTRYDVERHARLATDDVNDG